The Corythoichthys intestinalis isolate RoL2023-P3 chromosome 1, ASM3026506v1, whole genome shotgun sequence genome has a segment encoding these proteins:
- the LOC130922707 gene encoding E3 SUMO-protein ligase ZBED1-like isoform X2 — protein MEWEEFVQIQDTRPDVSINANSSQAVDQTPQSARPFTIAARGKMSAQQIEECHRKVTAYFVKRLHPFSDVESPTFRDMMKAINPKYTPPTRDDLANKLIPSWYEVEKAKVITELGDAGSVALTCDGWSSNARDHYLTITAHYIVEGKMQQKVLKTKAVYKAQTGCVVAEEMGDILSEFGISDKIVATTVDKAANMDKRLHVLKLCCFAHTLNLAAQSLYSLNAVTQWVAKIRTIVVWMKRCSMAKVVLREKQQLLKMPQHSLILDVRTRWNSLYLMLERFTEQYPAIQAASLDQRLRKNMERDWLARLNEEDFRQAEDFINVMKVLYTSTVCVSSEKSPTCGQILPILHKLEAHLSVKEGDTVFISNLKKQVWANLVKRYQDNDIRTFLQVATALDPRFKHKVDDVVWAEILRKLKLMDEQSTAEDCADDVAMEGRPDTIEVEKKEEESQPPACKISRKTPMEELFAEEEAESKLLQQSSMSIKKRADIELNMYQEMPPAVLSQDPAAWWWNERQTFPLMSDLAFSYLCVQASSTPSERVFSTAGDTICPERSWLLPEKADMLIFLNKNCF, from the exons ATGGAGTGGGAAGAGTTCGTACAGATTCAAG ACACTCGACCTGATGTTAGCATTAATGCTAACAGTAGCCAGGCAGTTGACCAGACTCCGCAATCTGCTCGTCCGTTCACCATCGCAGCCAGAGGAAAGATGTCGGCGCAACAAATTGAAGAGTGTCACAGAAAGGTTACAGCATATTTTGTGAAAAGGCTGCATCCCTTTTCAGATGTGGAGTCACCAACCTTTAG GGACATGATGAAAGCTATCAACCCAAAGTACACACCTCCCACCAGGGACGACTTGGCGAATAAATTAATCCCATCTTGGTATGAAGTCGAGAAGGCCAAAGTGATTACAGAGCTCGGTGACGCTGGTTCTGTTGCGCTCACATGTGATGGCTGGAGTAGCAATGCACGGGACCACTACCTTACCATCACAGCACATTATATAGTGGAGGGTAAAATGCAGCAAaaagtgttaaaaacaaaagcTGTGTACAAAGCTCAGACAGGTTGTGTTGTGGCAGAGGAAATGGGGGACATTCTGTCAGAGTTTGGCATTTCTGACAAAATTGTCGCAACCACTGTTGACAAAGCTGCCAATATGGATAAGCGGCTGCATGTTTTGAAACTGTGCTGCTTCGCCCACACACTCAATCTAGCAGCACAAAGTTTGTACTCCCTGAATGCAGTGACTCAGTGGGTGGCCAAGATCCGAACCATTGTTGTGTGGATGAAGAGGTGCTCGATGGCCAAAGTGGTTCTCCGGGAAAAACAGCAACTTCTAA aAATGCCCCAACACTCACTCATACTTGATGTAAGAACGCGATGGAATTCTCTGTATCTAATGCTGGAGCGATTTACGGAGCAGTACCCTGCAATCCAAGCAGCCAGCTTGGATCAACGGTTGAGAAAGAATATGGAAAGGGACTG GCTTGCTCGGCTGAATGAGGAAGACTTCCGACAAGCGGAGGATTTCATCAATGTCATGAAGGTTCTGTACACATCAACGGTATGCGTGTCTTCTGAGAAGAGCCCCACATGTGGACAGATTCTGCCCATTCTCCACAAGCTGGAAGCACACCTGAGTGTGAAAGAAGGAGACACAGTGTTTATATCAAACCTTAAAAAACAGGTGTGGGCAAACCTGGTCAAGCGCTACCAG GACAATGACATCAGGACATTTCTGCAAGTGGCCACTGCATTAGATCCAAGATTCAAACATAAGGTGGATGACGTTGTCTGGGCTGAAATCCTTAGAAAGCTGAAGCTGATGGATGAGCAG TCAACAGcagaagattgtgcagatgacgTCGCCATGGAGGGAAGGCCTGACACTATTGAAGTGGAAAAGAAGGAGGAGGAAAGT caaCCACCTGCGTGCAAAATATCCAGAAAGACCCCAATGGAGGAGCTTTTCGCAGaggaagaggcagagagcaaacTTTTACAGCAGAGCTCTATGTCCATCAAAAAACGGGCGGACATTGAGCTAAATATGTACCAGGAAATGCCACCAGCTGTTTTGTCTCAGGACCCTGCTGCATGGTGGTGGAACGAAAGACAGACATTTCCTCTAATGTCAGATCTTGCCTTCTCGTATTTATGCGTTCAGGCTTCGTCTACACCTAGTGAacgtgtgttctccactgcaggaGACACTATTTGTCCGGAACGCTCATGGTTACTGCCTGAGAAGGCCGATATGCTAATTTTCCTGAACAAGAActgtttctga
- the LOC130922707 gene encoding E3 SUMO-protein ligase ZBED1-like isoform X1 yields the protein MHAKVVLFRLEDVSLRHRSEDGESASTKEEELPYTKEEEESVPIQDVSLPHRPEHQESASINKEELPYIKEEEESVPIQDVSQSHHPEHRESAWIKEEEEDFVPVEDISQAHRPEHQESSYIMEWEEFVQIQDTRPDVSINANSSQAVDQTPQSARPFTIAARGKMSAQQIEECHRKVTAYFVKRLHPFSDVESPTFRDMMKAINPKYTPPTRDDLANKLIPSWYEVEKAKVITELGDAGSVALTCDGWSSNARDHYLTITAHYIVEGKMQQKVLKTKAVYKAQTGCVVAEEMGDILSEFGISDKIVATTVDKAANMDKRLHVLKLCCFAHTLNLAAQSLYSLNAVTQWVAKIRTIVVWMKRCSMAKVVLREKQQLLKMPQHSLILDVRTRWNSLYLMLERFTEQYPAIQAASLDQRLRKNMERDWLARLNEEDFRQAEDFINVMKVLYTSTVCVSSEKSPTCGQILPILHKLEAHLSVKEGDTVFISNLKKQVWANLVKRYQDNDIRTFLQVATALDPRFKHKVDDVVWAEILRKLKLMDEQSTAEDCADDVAMEGRPDTIEVEKKEEESQPPACKISRKTPMEELFAEEEAESKLLQQSSMSIKKRADIELNMYQEMPPAVLSQDPAAWWWNERQTFPLMSDLAFSYLCVQASSTPSERVFSTAGDTICPERSWLLPEKADMLIFLNKNCF from the exons ATGTCAGCCTCCGTCATCGTTCTGAGGACGGGGAGTCTGCCTCCACCAAAGAAGAAGAGTTGCCATACACAAAAGAGGAGGAAGAGTCCGTACCCATTCAAG ATGTCAGCCTCCCTCATCGTCCTGAGCACCAGGAGTCTGCATCCATCAACAAAGAAGAGTTGCCATACATAAAAGAGGAGGAAGAGTCCGTACCCATTCAAG ATGTCAGCCAATCTCATCATCCTGAGCACCGGGAGTCTGCATGgatcaaagaggaggaggaagatttcGTACCCGTTGAAG ATATCAGCCAAGCTCATCGTCCGGAGCACCAGGAGTCATCATATATCATGGAGTGGGAAGAGTTCGTACAGATTCAAG ACACTCGACCTGATGTTAGCATTAATGCTAACAGTAGCCAGGCAGTTGACCAGACTCCGCAATCTGCTCGTCCGTTCACCATCGCAGCCAGAGGAAAGATGTCGGCGCAACAAATTGAAGAGTGTCACAGAAAGGTTACAGCATATTTTGTGAAAAGGCTGCATCCCTTTTCAGATGTGGAGTCACCAACCTTTAG GGACATGATGAAAGCTATCAACCCAAAGTACACACCTCCCACCAGGGACGACTTGGCGAATAAATTAATCCCATCTTGGTATGAAGTCGAGAAGGCCAAAGTGATTACAGAGCTCGGTGACGCTGGTTCTGTTGCGCTCACATGTGATGGCTGGAGTAGCAATGCACGGGACCACTACCTTACCATCACAGCACATTATATAGTGGAGGGTAAAATGCAGCAAaaagtgttaaaaacaaaagcTGTGTACAAAGCTCAGACAGGTTGTGTTGTGGCAGAGGAAATGGGGGACATTCTGTCAGAGTTTGGCATTTCTGACAAAATTGTCGCAACCACTGTTGACAAAGCTGCCAATATGGATAAGCGGCTGCATGTTTTGAAACTGTGCTGCTTCGCCCACACACTCAATCTAGCAGCACAAAGTTTGTACTCCCTGAATGCAGTGACTCAGTGGGTGGCCAAGATCCGAACCATTGTTGTGTGGATGAAGAGGTGCTCGATGGCCAAAGTGGTTCTCCGGGAAAAACAGCAACTTCTAA aAATGCCCCAACACTCACTCATACTTGATGTAAGAACGCGATGGAATTCTCTGTATCTAATGCTGGAGCGATTTACGGAGCAGTACCCTGCAATCCAAGCAGCCAGCTTGGATCAACGGTTGAGAAAGAATATGGAAAGGGACTG GCTTGCTCGGCTGAATGAGGAAGACTTCCGACAAGCGGAGGATTTCATCAATGTCATGAAGGTTCTGTACACATCAACGGTATGCGTGTCTTCTGAGAAGAGCCCCACATGTGGACAGATTCTGCCCATTCTCCACAAGCTGGAAGCACACCTGAGTGTGAAAGAAGGAGACACAGTGTTTATATCAAACCTTAAAAAACAGGTGTGGGCAAACCTGGTCAAGCGCTACCAG GACAATGACATCAGGACATTTCTGCAAGTGGCCACTGCATTAGATCCAAGATTCAAACATAAGGTGGATGACGTTGTCTGGGCTGAAATCCTTAGAAAGCTGAAGCTGATGGATGAGCAG TCAACAGcagaagattgtgcagatgacgTCGCCATGGAGGGAAGGCCTGACACTATTGAAGTGGAAAAGAAGGAGGAGGAAAGT caaCCACCTGCGTGCAAAATATCCAGAAAGACCCCAATGGAGGAGCTTTTCGCAGaggaagaggcagagagcaaacTTTTACAGCAGAGCTCTATGTCCATCAAAAAACGGGCGGACATTGAGCTAAATATGTACCAGGAAATGCCACCAGCTGTTTTGTCTCAGGACCCTGCTGCATGGTGGTGGAACGAAAGACAGACATTTCCTCTAATGTCAGATCTTGCCTTCTCGTATTTATGCGTTCAGGCTTCGTCTACACCTAGTGAacgtgtgttctccactgcaggaGACACTATTTGTCCGGAACGCTCATGGTTACTGCCTGAGAAGGCCGATATGCTAATTTTCCTGAACAAGAActgtttctga